A DNA window from Piliocolobus tephrosceles isolate RC106 chromosome 9, ASM277652v3, whole genome shotgun sequence contains the following coding sequences:
- the TRIM8 gene encoding E3 ubiquitin-protein ligase TRIM8 isoform X1: MAENWKNCFEEELICPICLHVFVEPVQLPCKHNFCRGCIGEAWAKDSGLVRCPECNQAYNQKPGLEKNLKLTNIVEKFNALHVEKPPAALHCVFCRRGPPLPAQKVCLRCEAPCCQSHVQTHLQQPSTARGHLLVEADDVRAWSCPQHNAYRLYHCEAEQVAVCQYCCYYSGAHQGHSVCDVEIRRNEIRKMLMKQQDRLEEREQDIEDQLYKLESDKRLVEEKVSQLKEEVRLQYEKLHQLLDEDLRQTVEVLDKAQAKFCSENAAQALHLGERMQEAKKLLGSLQLLFDKTEDVSFMKNTKSVKILMDRTQTCTGSSLSPPKIGHLNSKLFLNEVAKKEKQLRKMLEGPFSTPVPFLQSVPLYPCGMSSSGAEKRKHSTAFPEASFLETSSGPVGGQYGAAGTASGEGQSGQPLGPCSSTQHLVALPGGAQPVHSSPVFPPSQYPNGSAAQQPMLPQYGGRKILVCSVDNCYCSSVANHGGHQPYPRSGHFPWTVPSQEYSHPLPPTPSVPQSLPSLAVRDWLDASQQPGHQDFYRVYGQPSTKHYVTS, encoded by the exons ATGGCGGAGAATTGGAAGAACTGCTTCGAGGAGGAGCTCATCTGCCCCATCTGCCTGCACGTCTTCGTGGAACCAGTGCAGCTGCCGTGCAAACACAACTTCTGCCGGGGCTGCATCGGCGAGGCGTGGGCTAAGGACAGCGGCCTCGTGCGCTGCCCAGAGTGCAACCAGGCCTACAACCAGAAGCCGGGCCTGGAGAAGAACCTGAAGCTCACCAACATCGTGGAGAAGTTCAACGCCCTGCACGTGGAGAAGCCGCCGGCGGCGCTGCACTGCGTGTTCTGCCGCCGCGGCCCCCCGCTGCCCGCCCAGAAGGTCTGCCTGCGCTGCGAGGCGCCCTGCTGCCAGTCCCACGTGCAGACGCACCTGCAGCAGCCCTCCACCGCCCGCGGGCACCTCCTGGTGGAGGCGGACGACGTGCGGGCCTGGAGCTGCCCGCAGCACAACGCCTACCGCCTCTACCACTGCGAGGCCGAGCAGGTGGCCGTGTGCCAGTACTGCTGCTACTACAGCGGCGCGCATCAGGGACACTCGGTGTGCGACGTGGAGATCCGAAGGAATGAAATCCGG AAGATGCTCATGAAGCAGCAGGACCGGCTGGAGGAGCGAGAGCAGGACATTGAGGACCAGCTGTACAAACTCGAGTCAGACAAGCGCCTGGTGGAG GAGAAAGTGAGCCAACTGAAGGAGGAAGTTCGGCTGCAGTACGAGAAACTGCACCAACTGCTGGACGAGGATCTGCGGCAGACAGTGGAGGTCCTGGACAAGGCCCAGGCAAAGTTCTGCAGTGAGAACGCAGCGCAGGCGCTGCACCTCGGGGAGCGCATGCAGGAGGCCAAGAAGCTACTGGGCTCCCTGCAGCTGCTCTTTGATAAGACGGAGGATGTCAGCTTCATGAAG AACACCAAGTCTGTGAAAATCCTGATGGACAG GACCCAGACCTGCACAGGCAGCAGCCTTTCCCCCCCTAAGATCGGCCACCTGAACTCCAAGCTCTTCCTGAACGAGGTGGCCAAGAAGGAGAAGCAGCTGCGGAAAATGCTAGAAG GCCCCTTCAGCACGCCGGTGCCCTTCCTGCAGAGTGTCCCCCTGTACCCTTGTGGCATGAGCAGCTCTGGGGCGGAAAAGCGCAAGCACTCAACGGCCTTCCCAGAGGCCAGTTTCCTAGAGACGTCGTCGGGCCCTGTGGGCGGCCAGTACGGGGCGGCGGGCACAGCCAGCGGTGAGGGCCAGTCTGGGCAGCCCCTGGGGCCCTGCAGCTCCACGCAGCACTTGGTGGCCCTGCCGGGCGGCGCCCAACCAGTGCACTCAAGCCCCGTGTTCCCCCCATCGCAGTATCCCAATGGCTCCGCCGCCCAGCAGCCCATGCTCCCCCAGTATGGCGGTCGCAAGATTCTCGTCTGTTCTGTGGACAACTGTTACTGTTCTTCCGTGGCCAACCATGGCGGCCACCAGCCCTACCCCCGCTCCGGCCACTTTCCCTGGACAGTGCCCTCACAGGAGTACTCACACCCGCTCCCGCCCACACCCTCCGTCCCCCAGTCCCTTCCCAGCCTGGCGGTCAGAGACTGGCTTGACGCCTCCCAGCAGCCCGGCCACCAGGATTTCTACAGGGTGTATGGGCAGCCGTCCACCAAACACTACGTGACGAGCTAA
- the TRIM8 gene encoding E3 ubiquitin-protein ligase TRIM8 isoform X2, with amino-acid sequence MAENWKNCFEEELICPICLHVFVEPVQLPCKHNFCRGCIGEAWAKDSGLVRCPECNQAYNQKPGLEKNLKLTNIVEKFNALHVEKPPAALHCVFCRRGPPLPAQKVCLRCEAPCCQSHVQTHLQQPSTARGHLLVEADDVRAWSCPQHNAYRLYHCEAEQVAVCQYCCYYSGAHQGHSVCDVEIRRNEIRKMLMKQQDRLEEREQDIEDQLYKLESDKRLVEEKVSQLKEEVRLQYEKLHQLLDEDLRQTVEVLDKAQAKFCSENAAQALHLGERMQEAKKLLGSLQLLFDKTEDVSFMKNTKSVKILMDRTQTCTGSSLSPPKIGHLNSKLFLNEVAKKEKQLRKMLEGPFSTPVPFLQSVPLYPCGMSSSGAEKRKHSTAFPEASFLETSSGPVGGQYGAAGTASVSQWLRRPAAHAPPVWRSQDSRLFCGQLLLFFRGQPWRPPALPPLRPLSLDSALTGVLTPAPAHTLRPPVPSQPGGQRLA; translated from the exons ATGGCGGAGAATTGGAAGAACTGCTTCGAGGAGGAGCTCATCTGCCCCATCTGCCTGCACGTCTTCGTGGAACCAGTGCAGCTGCCGTGCAAACACAACTTCTGCCGGGGCTGCATCGGCGAGGCGTGGGCTAAGGACAGCGGCCTCGTGCGCTGCCCAGAGTGCAACCAGGCCTACAACCAGAAGCCGGGCCTGGAGAAGAACCTGAAGCTCACCAACATCGTGGAGAAGTTCAACGCCCTGCACGTGGAGAAGCCGCCGGCGGCGCTGCACTGCGTGTTCTGCCGCCGCGGCCCCCCGCTGCCCGCCCAGAAGGTCTGCCTGCGCTGCGAGGCGCCCTGCTGCCAGTCCCACGTGCAGACGCACCTGCAGCAGCCCTCCACCGCCCGCGGGCACCTCCTGGTGGAGGCGGACGACGTGCGGGCCTGGAGCTGCCCGCAGCACAACGCCTACCGCCTCTACCACTGCGAGGCCGAGCAGGTGGCCGTGTGCCAGTACTGCTGCTACTACAGCGGCGCGCATCAGGGACACTCGGTGTGCGACGTGGAGATCCGAAGGAATGAAATCCGG AAGATGCTCATGAAGCAGCAGGACCGGCTGGAGGAGCGAGAGCAGGACATTGAGGACCAGCTGTACAAACTCGAGTCAGACAAGCGCCTGGTGGAG GAGAAAGTGAGCCAACTGAAGGAGGAAGTTCGGCTGCAGTACGAGAAACTGCACCAACTGCTGGACGAGGATCTGCGGCAGACAGTGGAGGTCCTGGACAAGGCCCAGGCAAAGTTCTGCAGTGAGAACGCAGCGCAGGCGCTGCACCTCGGGGAGCGCATGCAGGAGGCCAAGAAGCTACTGGGCTCCCTGCAGCTGCTCTTTGATAAGACGGAGGATGTCAGCTTCATGAAG AACACCAAGTCTGTGAAAATCCTGATGGACAG GACCCAGACCTGCACAGGCAGCAGCCTTTCCCCCCCTAAGATCGGCCACCTGAACTCCAAGCTCTTCCTGAACGAGGTGGCCAAGAAGGAGAAGCAGCTGCGGAAAATGCTAGAAG GCCCCTTCAGCACGCCGGTGCCCTTCCTGCAGAGTGTCCCCCTGTACCCTTGTGGCATGAGCAGCTCTGGGGCGGAAAAGCGCAAGCACTCAACGGCCTTCCCAGAGGCCAGTTTCCTAGAGACGTCGTCGGGCCCTGTGGGCGGCCAGTACGGGGCGGCGGGCACAGCCAGCG TATCCCAATGGCTCCGCCGCCCAGCAGCCCATGCTCCCCCAGTATGGCGGTCGCAAGATTCTCGTCTGTTCTGTGGACAACTGTTACTGTTCTTCCGTGGCCAACCATGGCGGCCACCAGCCCTACCCCCGCTCCGGCCACTTTCCCTGGACAGTGCCCTCACAGGAGTACTCACACCCGCTCCCGCCCACACCCTCCGTCCCCCAGTCCCTTCCCAGCCTGGCGGTCAGAGACTGGCTTGA